One window of the Yamadazyma tenuis chromosome 6, complete sequence genome contains the following:
- the VPS8 gene encoding Vacuolar protein sorting-associated protein 8 (COG:U; BUSCO:EOG09260EOI; EggNog:ENOG503NU9R) yields MTKKSFDDRSQTRISLSIKAHRSSTTDARPVPLSHSRTFQWSETPAVSVEINSPDFLFKYGQACYMDSSASLIAIGTERGYVVVFGYHQEVIHVLTPEHTTAIPESPPISSTGYIVNTSVSSLAISSDSTVVVSGHTNGLIVIWELKSGQELTPPLHQIKPITFQDRFHKNKEGHLSITITSIKIFHDNQIVSSDVSGLVFYHHGVKSLLARNYITQKLLGNNDSNGIPSPKYRIYDMDILALGNTPQITDSIGMLAVVTGSMVAVLSVFSMDNPNNLYLKTHFKMQVPKAVKLTSDSLACTGWFPCMEYEGVVSNAKLAVSWNNCLSILEVDNAILPANFVGVINDLRSKDKSIPTLPISRTARKYLKDPIISLKWMSTSSVCCFTHKEVIILYYKNQGHESLKIIGKEPLGYVPNSLDFKLNKDHISRTFNSSIKLVKMRVLLLNQKHHHSQLAIGKPISWNDKLAELLAKKYYEEALNACYFFYSSKGIGELVLFSLPESKAIRKKLVHPYLMKILWQSIPHFSNCAVYFRILATLIGESKEIDSELTEMIEMLYETVSDKAEFFDSLENYLISGTITTLSPLVLKALVSYYGECGKGEPLTEILCTINITFLDIDLTIQVCQKNKLDECLIFVYNFLIHDYDTPLLHFLSEIQNNRVDPRNESKVFNYLSYILTGRQYPIDKFIEYSEEQRAKLRTINILFRHETEFLGIQVKETSIFPILTMLLKYNSFEMLSTLNEFFEDSILNEEIESSISRQFIIDALLDIYASNDFSNTDKCHLSIFVGRNYSKYSQFIRLSDSILNQILDNLLNFNHPEIKVDCELAIQSLLTAFEPFDEKKLIEKLSYKKFYNVLISIYKGEGKYYKVLQIWLNQLDEGHADLTNVKDESFNVLTECFSNTKLGIDKVNLNTLIKDNFVKLATINTNNFVYIINNYEPSLHKQILKVNEGSVVFSYLDELFKLGCNDSELIVKYSECLSQFNSSHLYGFLKAKYQFVEGNDIHNLETILSDAKQINALTIPLTSEGKYQESLDYLLEQLESIKELEKFDESFKLYLSIIESPGFYSQQQMSTASLALNLNEQYWLKLIDCLIGLSKEMPTINEFIYKSFRKISDIKLNPNDKNETSFLKIFDTFLNNNDQTTLLNVRNILIEILISYSYESEILRLSYKIINQNIHDKLNVIKYHNLKGWSISCKHCTNCGKQLYGSHIDLSNFMVWEQRQQTVLNMMSDVKDAESTDQLRLVFFKCNHGYHYKCLRNLSSDTCVVCTQ; encoded by the coding sequence atgacgaagaagagcttTGATGATAGGTCCCAAACACGAATAAGTCTTTCTATCAAGGCCCACCGGTCTTCTACCACAGATGCCCGCCCCGTACCGCTCAGCCATTCGCGTACGTTCCAATGGAGCGAAACCCCCGCCGTGTCAGTGGAAATCAACTCTCCTGACTTCCTCTTCAAATATGGCCAAGCATGTTATATGGACTCGTCGGCGTCACTCATCGCCATTGGCACCGAACGGGGCTACGTGGTGGTGTTTGGCTACCATCAGGAAGTTATTCACGTGCTTACACCCGAACATACCACTGCTATACCCGAGCTGCCACCCATTTCCCTGACCGGGTACATTGTTAATACGTCAGTCTCCAGCTTGGCGATATCACTGGACCTGACAGTGGTGGTTTCTGGGCACACCAACGGCCTCATAGTCATATGGGAGTTGAAATCAGGCCAGGAACTCACCCCACCActccaccaaatcaaaccCATCACTTTTCAAGACCGATTCCACAAGAACAAAGAGGGCCATTTGAgtatcaccatcaccagcaTCAAAATCTTCCACGATAATCAGATCGTGTCAAGTGACGTGTCGGGGCTAGTGTTCTACCACCACGGGGTAAAGAGTCTTCTCGCCCGAAACTACATAACCCAGAAGTTATTGGGTAATAACGATTCGAATGGGATTCCAAGTCCCAAATATAGGATTTACGACATGGATATCTTGGCTCTTGGTAACACTCCTCAAATCACCGATCTGATAGGAATGCTAGCCGTCGTCACAGGACTGATGGTGGCGGTTTTGTCGGTGTTTTCGATGGATAACCCCAATAATTTGTACCTTAAAACCCACTTCAAAATGCAAGTCCCCAAAGCCGTGAAACTCACGCTGGACTCATTGGCATGCACGGGCTGGTTCCCGTGCATGGAGTACGAGGGAGTGGTATCCAATGCCAAGTTGGCAGTTTCGTGGAACAACTGCTTGTCGATACTTGAGGTGGACAATGCCATTCTTCCAGCTAACTTCGTCGGCGTCATCAATGACTTGCGGAGCAAAGACAAGTCGATTCCAACGCTACCGATCTCCCGGACTGCCAggaagtacttgaaggacCCCATCATTTCCTTGAAGTGGATGTCCACCAGCTCTGTGTGCTGTTTTACCCATAAGGAGGTTATTATATTGTACTATAAAAATCAAGGCCATGAAAGCCTTAAGATCATAGGAAAGGAGCCATTGGGCTACGTTCCAAACAGCTTGGActtcaaactcaacaagGACCATATCAGCCGAACTTTTAACAGCTCCATTAAGCTTGTAAAAATGAGAGTACTTCTTTTGAACCAAAAGCATCACCATTCGCAATTGGCAATCGGGAAACCTATCAGTTGGAATGATAAGTTGGCCGAGTTGTTGGCAAAGAAATACTACGAGGAAGCATTGAATGCCTGCTATTTCTTCTATTCTTCCAAGGGTATTGGGGAATTGGTTCTCTTTTCGCTCCCAGAATCCAAGGCCATTaggaagaaattggtgCATCCgtatttgatgaagatattaTGGCAGTCCATTCCACACTTCAGTAACTGTGCCGTATACTTTAGGATCTTGGCCACTTTGATTGGGGAGTCAAAAGAAATCGATTCAGAATTGACGGAAATGATCGAGATGTTGTACGAGACAGTGTCAGATAAAGCAGAATTCTTTGACAGTCTTGAAAACTATCTTATTTCGGGGACAATTACAACATTGTCACCTTTGGTCTTAAAGGCGCTCGTATCTTATTATGGAGAATGTGGTAAAGGTGAACCTTTGACAGAAATATTGTGCACAATCAACATCACGTTTCTTGACATTGACTTGACCATCCAAGTGTGTCAAAAGAACAAGCTTGACGAATGCTTGATATTCGTTTATAATTTCTTGATTCACGATTACGACACACCTTTATTGCATTTCTTGTCGGAGATTCAGAACAATCGAGTTGATCCTCGAAACGAATCTAAGGTTTTCAACTACTTGTCCTACATCTTGACAGGCAGACAGTATCCGATTGACAAATTTATAGAATATTCAGAGGAGCAAAGAGCCAAGCTTCGGACAATCAACATTCTATTCAGGCATGAAACTGAGTTTCTTGGGATTCAAGTGAAGGAAACATCAATATTTCCTATATTAACGATGCTTTTGAAGTACAATTCCTTCGAAATGCTTTCTACATTGAATGAGTTTTTCGAAGATTCAATTTTAAACGAGGAAATTGAGAGTTCCATTTCCCGTCAGTTCATTATAGATGCGTTATTGGATATTTATGCTTCCAATGACTTTTCAAATACAGATAAGTGCCATCTATCGATATTTGTTGGACGAAACTACTCCAAATATTCACAGTTCATCAGATTAAGTGACTCAATTCTTaatcaaattcttgacaATCTTTTGAATTTCAACCATCCGGAGATCAAGGTCGATTGTGAACTTGCGATCCAAAGTTTGTTGACTGCTTTTGAGCCatttgatgaaaagaagcTAATTGAAAAACTCAGCTACAAAAAGTTCTACAATGTTTTGATAAGCATATACAAGGGAGAAGGAAAGTACTACAAAGTTTTACAAATATGGCTtaaccaacttgatgaaggtCATGCGGACTTGACCAATGTCAAAGATGAGCTGTTCAATGTACTCACTGAGTGTTTTAGTAACACCAAGCTAGGTATCGATAAGGTGAATCTCAACACTTTAATCAAGGATAACTTCGTCAAATTGGCTACCATTAACACGAACAACTTTGTCTACATAATTAACAACTATGAGCCATCTTTGCACAAACAGATCCTAAAAGTCAATGAAGGTTCAGTTGTGTTCAGCTATTTGGATGAATTATTCAAATTGGGATGCAACGATTCGGAGTTGATTGTGAAGTATTCTGAGTGTTTGAGCCAGTTCAACTCGTCACACCTTTATGGATTCCTAAAGGCGAAGTaccaatttgttgaaggaaatgACATCcacaacttggaaactaTTTTGTCAGATGCCAAGCAGATCAATGCGTTGACAATACCTCTAACCAGCGAGGGTAAATACCAAGAGAGTTTGGACTACTTACTCGAGCAATTGGAAAGTATCAAAGAGCTCGAAAAGTTTGATGAGTCGTTCAAATTGTATTTGCTGATAATCGAATCTCCTGGTTTCTATAGCCAACAGCAAATGTCAACAGCCTCTCTTgcattgaacttgaatgaGCAAtattggttgaagttgatagaCTGCTTGATTGGATTGTCCAAGGAGATGCCTACCATCAACGAGTTCATCTATAAGAGTTTCAGGAAGATAAGTGACATCAAGCTTAACCCCAATGACAAAAATGAAACGTCGTTTTTAAAGATCTTCGACACATTTCTTAACAATAATGACCAGACCACCCTCTTGAACGTCCGGAACATCTTGATTGAGATCCTTATCAGCTACAGCTATGAGAGTGAAATTCTCCGATTGAGTtacaaaatcatcaaccaaaacATCCACGATAAGTTGAATGTAATTAAGTATCACAACCTCAAGGGATGGCTGATAAGCTGCAAGCACTGCACTAACTGTGGTAAACAGCTCTACGGCTCCCACATCGACTTGAGCAACTTCATGGTTTGGGAACAACGACAACAAACCGTATTGAACATGATGTCAGATGTGAAAGATGCTGAAAGCACAGACCAGTTGCggttggtgtttttcaagtGCAATCATGGTTACCACTACAAGTGTCTTCGGAACTTGAGTAGCGACACCTGTGTGGTATGCACCCAATAA